The following proteins are encoded in a genomic region of Hydra vulgaris chromosome 05, alternate assembly HydraT2T_AEP:
- the LOC124807853 gene encoding uncharacterized protein LOC124807853 isoform X3, whose translation MIDDDDDDNDNRDSCNCVEKLRKIGDGGVSFKEMSNKQFQYALFMDMQKNFRQIQDTQAQILDRLKNIEQSGDVDFSLNVDDIEKEPINSIERFDIIENILKTSSNARKRKVTQMKAVGGATPRKTIKNVLNEIMTQGIQALFSKDGRKGKRKFTGTAHYKCIKGEH comes from the exons AtgattgatgatgatgatgatgataatgataatagaGATAGTTGTAATTGTGTTGAAAAGTTAAGGAAAATTGGTGATGGTGGAGTTTCGTTTAAAGAGATGTCAAATAAAC aatttcAATATGCTTTGTTCATGGATATGCAGAAAAATTTTCGCCAGATCCAAGATACGCAAGCGCAAATCCTAGATAGGcttaaaaacattgaacaaaGTGGAGACGTCGATTTTAGTTTGAATGTTGACGATATTGAAAAAGAACCAATAAATTCAATTGAGAGATTcgatattattgaaaatattttaaaaacaagctCAAATGCAAGAAAACGcaag gTTACTCAAATGAAAGCAGTTGGAGGAGCGACTCCACGGAAAAcgattaaaaatgttttgaatgaaATCATGACCCAAGGTATTCAGGCATTGTTTAGCAAGGACGGTAGAAAAGGAAAGAGAAAATTTACAGGCACTGCtcattataaatgcataaaaggTGAGCATTGA
- the LOC136080224 gene encoding uncharacterized protein LOC136080224 has translation MFSNKRKTRNCTKSKFGGTPNPLANTEPPTNRQIIQDFYFFNNTYPSYCFSVIVKLIAEKVIMIWKKVNTRLPLMSTYCVEKKVGVLLNISRLINRRKCKVLTEKNTSKKLDRLFDINSCTCDLKVVLCNDKNIKCSQDNCPNTHILCTCSPDKKVPVEERLYLKNQRDKSGPKGSFQLGSVDCERSRKGYLKKHKTEHKNMEQSLQQETFNLLPEIVLSESDSESVISSSSEIWESARSPSGIYNLWKFPKFAIELIRNDIGSLIGAALGNALLLDLSGLFNDPAIISSLVLDKSKIDRQKKSVKVLSDLESFENNRKFVCLGVDGKIDNETLVIREIKREDGEVVLKRSTEKEHHMTVTKELLPNLYSGEYLTHKVLPLVRATGKKQVQCLYEVLEEYDSLNTLKAVLADNTSTNTGHKAGMVVELEKKLGQKLQTIGCNFHQNELPFRSLFKKIDGVTNSLNHFAGPLGKMANINNELNLVVHFGVIKSPIIVLEKEILDDLSSDQRLLYEYCIAIATGNRSVKYSSWKIGPLNHSRWLTLAIRLMSLYVRVLVPDSKLIILVTYIVQVYVPTWFLHKKSNKLHEAPSIIYFMINQIKLQGKEVQDICLANLRFNTFCLLSENILYSMLKSEEIYIRSIAMQRLLDIRNRKKDGQVINRINKIPEINIDAHIWYELINIFDEDIDEPATTQDTTDEEIVEKLLSGEKIDLPGLPSHSQSVERSVQLVSMASRTVFGKEARHKHILAKILSKKHRKSFMSKRYYGETYDDIFC, from the exons atgttttcaaaCAAGCGTAAAACACGAAATTGCACAAAAAGCAAGTTTGGTGGAACTCCTAACCCTCTTGCAAATACAGAACCACCCACAAACAGACagattattcaagatttttatttttttaacaatacttaTCCAAGTTATTGCTTTAGCGTAATTGTAAAACTGATAGCTGAAAAAGTAATCATGATTTGGAAAAAAGTTAACACTCGGCTACCATTAATGTCCACATATTGTGTCGAAAAAAAAGTTGGAGTACTTCTAAATATATCCAGGTTAATTAACCGAAGAAAATGCAAagtattaacagaaaaaaacacttctaaaaAATTGGATAGGCTTTTTGATATCAATTCCTGCACATGTGACCTTAAAGTTGTACtttgtaatgataaaaatatcaaatgtagTCAAGATAATTGTCCTAATACTCATATTTTATGCACATGTAGTCCAGATAAAAAA gtTCCTGTAGAAGAaaggttatatttaaaaaaccagaGAGATAAGTCAGGTCCTAAAGGATCATTTCAACTTGGCTCAGTTGATTGTGAAAGGTCTAGAAAAGGATATTTAAAGAAACATAAAACTGAACATAAAAATATGGAACAATCATTACAACaagaaacatttaatttacTTCCAGAAATAGTATTATCAGAATCTGATTCAGAATCTGTTATTTCTAGCTCAAGTGAG aTATGGGAGTCTGCAAGAAGTCCATCAGGAATTTACAATCTTTGGAAGTTTCCAAAGTTTGCTATTGAGTTGATCAGAAACGATATAGGAAGTTTGATTGGAGCTGCATTAGGAAATGCTCTTTTGCTCGATCTATCAGGACTGTTTAATGATCCAGCAATTATATCAAGTTTAGTTTTAGACAAATCCAAAATAGACAGACAAAAAAAGTCAGTTAAAGTATTGTCAGACTTAGAATCCTTTGAAAATAACAGAAAGTTTGTTTGCCTTGGTGTTGATGGTAAAATTGATAATGAAACTTTAGTTATaagagaaataaaaagagaagaTGGTGAGGTTGTGTTAAAGAGATCAACAGAGAAAGAACATCACATGACTGTGACTAAAGAACTTCTCCCTAACCTTTACAGTGGGGAGTATCTTACTCACAAAGTTTTACCTCTTGTTAGAGCAACAGGAAAAAAGCAAGTTCAGTGCCTATACGAAGTTCTTGAAGAGTATGATTCTTTAAACACTCTAAAAGCAGTTTTGGCAGACAATACTTCCACAAACACAGGTCATAAAGCAGGAATGGTTGTGGAGTTAGAGAAAAAACTAGGACAAAAACTTCAGACTATAGGCTGCAATTTTCATCAGAATGAGCTTCCCTTTagatctttgtttaaaaaaattgatggaGTAACTAATTCACTAAACCATTTTGCTGGACCTTTAGGTAAAATGGCAAATATCAATAATGAGCTTAATTTAGTTGTTCATTTTGGTGTTATTAAGTCTCcaattattgttttagaaaaagaaattttagatgaTTTAAGTAGTGACCAGAGGCTTTTATATGAATATTGCATTGCAATTGCCACTGGAAATAGGAGTGTTAAATATTCAAGTTGGAAAATTGGTCCCCTTAATCATTCTCGTTGGTTAACATTGGCAATACGGTTGATGTCTTTATATGTCCGAGTACTAGTTCCTGAttctaaattaattattttggtAACCTATATTGTCCAAGTCTATGTTCCTACATGGTTCCTCCATAAAAAGAGCAATAAGTTACACGAAGCTCcatcaattatatattttatgattaacCAAATCAAGCTCCAAGGAAAAGAGGTGCAAGATATTTGCTTAGCAAACTTAAGGTTCAATACTTTTTGCCTACTTTCTGAGAATATTTTGTACTCAATGTTAAAGTCAGAGGaaatatatataagatcaaTAGCAATGCAGAGATTACTTGATATTAGAAATCGTAAAAAAGATGGCCAAGTAATAAAcagaattaataaaattccaGAAATTAACATTGATGCTCATATATGGTATGAGctcataaacatttttgatgaagACATAGATGAACCAGCAACAACTCAAGATACTACTGATGAAGAGATAGTAGAAAAGTTATTATCTGGAGAAAAAATTGACCTCCCAGGTCTTCCTTCACATTCACAGAGTGTTGAGAGATCTGTACAACTTGTTTCCATGGCTTCTCGTACTGTTTTTGGAAAGGAAGCACGTCATAAGcatattttagcaaaaattcTAAGCAAAAAGCATAGAAAGAGTTTTATGTCTAAACGTTATTACGGTGAGACAtatgatgatattttttgttaa